The Microbulbifer sp. YPW1 genome contains a region encoding:
- the yhbY gene encoding ribosome assembly RNA-binding protein YhbY encodes MPLTADRKKALRARGHSLKPIVTVADKGLTEGVLEELNRALEDHELIKVKLAVNDRDTRRELITELCQQSKSELVQEIGKIALIFRKAGKPNARLSNLLRP; translated from the coding sequence ATGCCTTTAACAGCCGACCGCAAAAAAGCCTTGCGCGCACGCGGCCACAGCCTCAAGCCAATTGTCACCGTTGCCGACAAGGGACTGACCGAAGGTGTGCTGGAAGAATTGAACCGCGCCCTGGAGGATCACGAGCTGATCAAGGTCAAACTGGCGGTCAATGACCGCGATACGCGACGCGAGCTGATCACCGAGCTGTGCCAGCAGAGCAAATCCGAGCTGGTGCAGGAGATCGGCAAGATCGCCCTGATCTTCCGCAAGGCCGGCAAGCCCAACGCCCGCCTGTCCAACCTGCTGCGCCCCTGA
- a CDS encoding rhamnogalacturonan acetylesterase, whose amino-acid sequence MKFLKHWAAASALVAASGAFAADAETTIFMAGDSTMSIKEIKDYPETGWGVPFAVFFADGIRVENRAMNGRSTRTFIEEGRWKGIMDELQADDYVIIQFGHNDESESKKDRYTTPAQYKANLSRFINDVRKAGAEPILMSPITRRYFDGDNKIKHTHPYAPLVREVAKQEKVEFIDMEVVTREYFQAMGDRDSALRFMHIAPGLHPNYPVGVRDDTHLNQLGAREVAQLVLAELRKREHPLTQHLRTPDPKHLALKY is encoded by the coding sequence ATGAAGTTTTTGAAACATTGGGCTGCCGCCAGTGCACTGGTTGCCGCCAGTGGCGCATTCGCCGCAGACGCGGAGACCACCATCTTCATGGCCGGTGACTCCACAATGTCTATCAAAGAGATCAAGGACTACCCGGAAACCGGCTGGGGCGTACCCTTTGCGGTGTTCTTTGCCGACGGCATCAGGGTGGAAAACCGAGCCATGAATGGCCGCAGCACCCGCACCTTTATCGAGGAAGGGCGCTGGAAAGGCATCATGGATGAGCTGCAGGCCGACGATTACGTAATCATCCAGTTCGGCCACAACGATGAATCCGAGAGCAAGAAAGACCGCTACACCACACCGGCGCAGTACAAGGCGAACCTTTCCCGTTTCATCAATGATGTGCGCAAGGCCGGTGCTGAGCCGATTCTGATGTCACCGATCACCCGTCGCTACTTCGACGGCGATAATAAGATCAAGCACACCCACCCCTACGCGCCGCTGGTGCGGGAAGTGGCCAAGCAGGAGAAAGTCGAGTTCATCGATATGGAAGTGGTGACCCGGGAATACTTCCAGGCCATGGGCGACCGCGACTCCGCGCTGCGCTTTATGCACATCGCGCCGGGCCTGCACCCCAACTATCCGGTGGGCGTGCGCGACGACACCCACCTGAACCAACTGGGTGCCCGGGAAGTGGCGCAGCTGGTACTGGCGGAACTGCGCAAGCGCGAGCACCCGCTGACCCAGCACCTGCGCACCCCGGATCCGAAGCATTTAGCGCTCAAATATTGA
- the pntB gene encoding Re/Si-specific NAD(P)(+) transhydrogenase subunit beta, producing MNSVISMAYLFSAVMFILSLGGLSTHETARRGNYYGMVGMAVAIIATIAGITSGAYLPVAIAMGVGAVIGIHLARKVEMTAMPQLVALLHSFVGLAAVLIGWGGYLDPRINLEGAAHIVHNSEIYIGVFIGAITLTGSLVAFGKLQGLISGKPLMLPARHWLNLIALVICVVLGAQFIPADVSSATIINLLVMTGIALLLGIHLIAAIGGADMPVVISMLNSYSGWAAAATGFMLSNDLLIVIGALVGSSGAILSYIMCRGMNRSFVSVILGGFGSDGEVAGADGEVEGEAVATTHDELADDLKAAKSIVIVPGFGMAVAHAQQAVSDLTDKLRKAGKTVRFGIHPVAGRLPGHMNVLLAEANVPYDIVLEMEEINDDFPETDLVLVIGANDTVNPDAVEKPGSPIAGMPVLEVWKAGKVVVLKRSMASGYAGVANPLFYKDNSRMLFGDAKDSLQSVLGKLNPA from the coding sequence ATGAATAGTGTAATTTCCATGGCTTATCTGTTCTCCGCGGTGATGTTCATCCTGAGCCTCGGCGGACTGTCTACCCACGAGACCGCGAGACGCGGCAACTACTACGGCATGGTGGGTATGGCGGTTGCCATTATCGCCACCATTGCCGGTATCACTTCCGGTGCTTACCTGCCTGTGGCCATCGCCATGGGCGTGGGTGCGGTGATCGGTATCCACCTGGCGCGCAAGGTCGAAATGACTGCCATGCCGCAGCTGGTAGCCCTGCTGCACAGCTTTGTGGGTCTGGCCGCGGTACTGATTGGCTGGGGCGGTTACCTGGATCCGCGCATCAATCTCGAAGGTGCGGCGCACATCGTGCACAACTCCGAGATCTATATCGGCGTATTCATCGGTGCCATCACTCTGACCGGCTCCCTGGTTGCTTTCGGTAAACTGCAGGGGCTGATCTCCGGCAAACCGCTGATGCTGCCGGCGCGCCACTGGCTGAACCTGATCGCACTGGTGATCTGTGTGGTGCTGGGTGCCCAGTTCATTCCGGCGGACGTGAGCAGCGCCACCATCATCAACCTGCTGGTGATGACCGGTATCGCGCTGCTGCTGGGTATTCACCTGATCGCCGCGATCGGCGGTGCCGACATGCCGGTGGTGATCTCCATGCTGAACAGCTACTCCGGCTGGGCTGCGGCGGCCACCGGTTTCATGCTCAGCAACGACCTGCTGATCGTGATCGGTGCCCTGGTAGGCTCCTCCGGTGCCATCCTCAGTTACATCATGTGTCGCGGCATGAACCGTTCCTTTGTCAGCGTGATCCTGGGCGGCTTCGGTTCCGACGGTGAAGTGGCAGGCGCCGATGGTGAAGTGGAAGGTGAAGCGGTTGCCACCACCCACGACGAGCTGGCGGACGACCTGAAAGCGGCCAAGAGCATCGTGATCGTACCCGGCTTCGGTATGGCAGTGGCCCACGCCCAGCAGGCGGTGAGCGATCTCACCGACAAGCTGCGCAAGGCCGGCAAGACCGTGCGCTTCGGTATCCACCCGGTAGCGGGCCGTCTGCCCGGACACATGAACGTACTGCTGGCAGAAGCCAACGTGCCGTACGACATCGTGCTGGAGATGGAAGAGATCAATGACGACTTCCCGGAAACCGACCTGGTACTGGTGATCGGTGCCAACGACACCGTCAACCCGGACGCGGTGGAGAAGCCCGGTTCCCCCATCGCCGGCATGCCGGTACTGGAAGTGTGGAAGGCAGGCAAAGTGGTGGTGCTGAAGCGCTCCATGGCCTCCGGTTACGCCGGCGTTGCCAACCCGCTGTTCTACAAAGACAACTCCCGCATGCTGTTCGGCGACGCCAAAGACAGCCTGCAGAGTGTCCTCGGCAAGCTGAACCCGGCCTGA
- a CDS encoding Re/Si-specific NAD(P)(+) transhydrogenase subunit alpha yields the protein MIIAIPKETAPGEARVAASPASVKRLQALGFDVVIEQGAGEAASFPDTEYEQAGAKLCANAADCLSQAGIVLKVQQPNDTELDLIPSGATLVAFLKPAQNEALLKKLADKNINALAVESIPRISRAQKMDALSSMANIAGYRAVIEAAHEFGRFFTGQITAAGKIPPAKVLVIGAGVAGLSAIGTAKSMGAIVRAFDTRPEVREQVESMGAEFLTVEIEEDGSGTGGYAKQMSKEFIDAEMALFREQAKEVDIVITTALIPGKPAPKLWLADMVETMADGSVVVDLAAEMGGNCDFTEADKKVVKSGVTILGYTNLASRAATQSSTLYATNLCHLLTDMTPEKNGEIDINFEDEAIRGATVVKEGEITWPPPAPKISAAPPQKKPEPQIEVEPKPEKKSSPLSLVAFWAVAGALLLALGKSAPADFVAHFTVFVLSIFIGWQVIWNVSHALHTPLMSVTNAISGIVIIGALLQVGATGSFIVTVMAFIAVLFASINIFGGFFVTHRMLKMFRR from the coding sequence GTGATTATTGCCATACCAAAGGAGACCGCGCCGGGCGAGGCGCGGGTCGCGGCATCGCCAGCCAGCGTAAAGCGCTTACAGGCGCTGGGCTTTGATGTTGTCATCGAACAGGGGGCCGGTGAAGCAGCCAGCTTCCCCGATACGGAATACGAGCAGGCCGGGGCCAAGCTGTGTGCCAACGCAGCAGACTGCCTGAGCCAGGCGGGCATCGTACTGAAAGTACAGCAACCCAATGACACGGAGCTGGACCTGATCCCCAGCGGTGCCACCCTGGTGGCCTTCCTCAAGCCGGCGCAGAATGAAGCGCTGCTGAAGAAGCTGGCGGACAAAAACATCAACGCGCTGGCCGTGGAATCCATTCCGCGAATTTCCCGCGCACAGAAAATGGATGCGTTGAGCTCCATGGCCAACATCGCCGGCTACCGCGCGGTGATCGAGGCGGCCCACGAGTTTGGCCGTTTCTTTACCGGCCAGATCACTGCCGCGGGCAAGATCCCACCGGCCAAGGTGCTGGTCATCGGCGCCGGTGTTGCGGGCCTGTCCGCCATCGGTACCGCGAAAAGCATGGGTGCCATCGTGCGCGCCTTCGACACCCGCCCGGAAGTGCGCGAGCAGGTGGAGTCCATGGGGGCGGAATTCCTCACCGTGGAGATCGAAGAGGATGGCTCCGGCACTGGCGGCTACGCCAAGCAGATGTCGAAAGAGTTTATCGACGCCGAGATGGCCCTGTTCCGCGAGCAGGCCAAGGAAGTGGACATTGTCATCACCACTGCACTGATCCCCGGCAAGCCGGCGCCGAAGCTGTGGCTGGCGGACATGGTGGAAACCATGGCCGACGGTTCCGTGGTGGTGGACCTGGCCGCGGAAATGGGCGGCAACTGTGACTTTACCGAAGCGGACAAGAAAGTCGTCAAGAGCGGCGTGACCATCCTCGGTTACACCAACCTGGCGAGCCGCGCGGCTACCCAGTCCTCCACCCTGTACGCCACCAACCTGTGTCACCTGTTGACCGACATGACACCGGAGAAGAACGGCGAGATCGACATCAACTTTGAGGACGAGGCGATCCGCGGCGCCACCGTGGTCAAGGAAGGTGAAATCACCTGGCCGCCGCCCGCGCCGAAAATTTCTGCCGCACCGCCGCAGAAAAAGCCGGAGCCGCAGATTGAAGTAGAGCCCAAGCCGGAGAAGAAATCTTCACCGCTGTCCCTGGTGGCCTTCTGGGCCGTGGCCGGTGCACTGTTGCTGGCCCTGGGTAAGTCCGCACCGGCGGACTTTGTTGCCCACTTCACCGTGTTTGTTCTGTCCATCTTTATCGGCTGGCAGGTGATCTGGAATGTATCCCACGCCCTGCACACTCCGCTGATGAGTGTGACCAATGCCATTTCTGGCATCGTGATCATCGGTGCGCTGTTGCAGGTGGGAGCCACCGGTTCCTTCATCGTCACGGTGATGGCCTTTATCGCGGTACTGTTCGCCAGTATCAATATCTTCGGCGGGTTCTTCGTTACCCACCGTATGCTCAAAATGTTCCGTCGCTAA